In Rubrivirga marina, the following are encoded in one genomic region:
- a CDS encoding STAS domain-containing protein, with product MSHFSVSFDRRTGTPEAPVRVLALRGELDAHTAPDFEAALQACLDDGDARLVADGSGLDYVSSAGLGVFMAFVEPARDGGGDLKIAALPERVFEVFDLLGFPTVFDMHETVEGAVTSFEGA from the coding sequence ATGAGCCATTTCTCCGTCTCCTTCGACCGCCGCACCGGCACGCCCGAGGCGCCCGTCCGCGTCCTCGCCCTCCGCGGCGAGCTCGACGCCCACACGGCGCCCGACTTCGAGGCCGCGCTCCAGGCCTGCCTCGACGACGGCGACGCCCGGCTCGTCGCCGACGGGTCCGGGCTCGACTACGTGTCGTCGGCCGGCCTCGGCGTGTTCATGGCGTTCGTGGAGCCGGCGCGCGACGGGGGCGGTGACCTCAAGATCGCGGCCCTCCCGGAGCGGGTGTTCGAGGTGTTCGACCTCCTCGGCTTCCCGACGGTGTTCGACATGCACGAGACGGTCGAGGGCGCCGTCACGTCCTTCGAGGGCGCCTAA
- a CDS encoding PP2C family protein-serine/threonine phosphatase gives MSLGVGAVLGLAVVAAARGAAVTGGAAAGLAAAIGLDVLAVGAAAALYFALAGTGGRTGPLRSLAVPFGLGLGVLVLTLAVGAGFDGYIDPKTGLPDRTLTVVWAAVLGTSEAALGATLLASLRPLALHGRRRSTLLLWATFLGLTVLTALTVAGRPLVVYVPTAMAVFGAASVLAGVALALRQRWISDLARRHRVAAGALALGLSATMVALLYVQFGGPGALPVGDGTGRIPDFPYTAVLSRSLAALVLSVTVFGALYGLATALSLLFGLSTAAAQDQRAGERRALRSLADLSGRVLDRAELAAAIARGPVDARLGDAAWVALTDPSHGNIRPTVVAASGLTLDAATRAADADALYRAAAEADGALVLSHAEADHRVRARPGDGVASLVTLPLGASSIDGPGGLTRGVLLVARTTADAFEPDDLAALETFAGQAALSLSHADLFADALERERLARELSLAREVQKRLFPQSLPEVEGLELAAAERPAREVGGDYYDVVRIGDDCVGVMVADVSGKGTPAAFYMAELKGVFQAGSRLTRSPGELLAGANDALAPSLGRGVFASAVYAVVDAREGTLALARAGHTPAVLVRDRQRPDGGRWLLRGDGLAIGLDRAGATFRKTLREQCVKLAPGDTLLLYTDGLTEARDAQGQEYGYDRLAAFVEQHAHVGALDLRDLLLAEHRAWSGSDEPDDDTTFVLLRWTGRGEPVEPADVSDGPPVTERAAFPADPDLPV, from the coding sequence GTGTCGCTGGGCGTCGGCGCGGTCCTCGGCCTGGCCGTGGTGGCCGCCGCCCGGGGGGCGGCCGTCACCGGCGGGGCCGCGGCCGGGCTGGCCGCCGCGATCGGCCTCGACGTGCTCGCCGTTGGAGCGGCCGCGGCGCTGTACTTCGCGCTTGCCGGGACCGGCGGCCGAACGGGCCCGCTTCGGAGCCTCGCCGTCCCGTTCGGCCTCGGGCTCGGCGTCCTCGTCCTGACCCTCGCGGTCGGCGCGGGGTTCGACGGGTACATCGACCCCAAGACCGGGCTCCCCGACCGGACCCTTACGGTCGTCTGGGCCGCGGTCCTCGGGACCTCCGAGGCCGCGCTCGGAGCGACGCTCCTGGCCTCACTCCGGCCGCTCGCGCTCCACGGCCGCCGCCGGTCGACGCTCCTCCTGTGGGCCACTTTCCTCGGCCTCACCGTCCTCACCGCGCTGACGGTCGCCGGGCGGCCGCTGGTGGTCTACGTGCCGACGGCGATGGCCGTGTTCGGGGCCGCGTCCGTGTTGGCGGGCGTCGCGCTCGCTCTCCGACAGCGATGGATCAGCGACCTCGCGCGCCGGCACCGGGTCGCCGCCGGCGCCCTCGCGTTGGGGTTGTCGGCCACGATGGTGGCCCTCCTCTACGTTCAGTTCGGTGGACCGGGCGCGCTGCCCGTCGGCGACGGGACCGGGCGGATCCCGGACTTCCCGTACACCGCCGTGCTGAGCCGGTCGCTCGCGGCGCTCGTGCTGTCCGTCACCGTCTTCGGCGCGCTGTACGGCTTGGCGACGGCCCTCTCGCTCCTGTTCGGGCTCTCGACGGCGGCGGCCCAAGACCAGCGGGCCGGCGAGCGCCGGGCGCTCCGCTCGCTCGCCGACCTTTCCGGCCGCGTCCTCGACCGGGCGGAACTGGCGGCCGCCATCGCCCGCGGCCCCGTCGACGCCCGGCTCGGCGACGCGGCGTGGGTCGCGCTGACGGACCCCTCCCACGGCAACATCCGGCCGACGGTCGTGGCCGCCTCGGGACTGACGCTGGACGCCGCGACGCGGGCCGCCGACGCGGACGCCCTGTACCGCGCCGCGGCTGAGGCCGACGGCGCGCTCGTCCTCTCCCACGCCGAGGCCGACCACCGCGTCCGCGCTCGGCCAGGCGATGGCGTCGCCAGCCTCGTCACGCTCCCGCTCGGCGCCTCGTCCATCGACGGCCCCGGCGGGCTCACGCGAGGCGTCCTGCTCGTGGCCCGCACGACCGCCGACGCCTTCGAACCTGACGACCTCGCCGCGCTCGAGACGTTCGCCGGCCAGGCCGCCCTCTCGCTCTCCCACGCCGACCTGTTCGCCGACGCGCTCGAGCGCGAGCGCCTCGCCCGCGAGCTGTCGCTGGCGAGGGAGGTGCAGAAACGGCTCTTCCCCCAGTCGCTCCCCGAGGTCGAGGGCCTGGAGCTGGCCGCGGCCGAACGCCCGGCCCGCGAGGTCGGCGGCGACTACTACGACGTCGTCCGGATCGGCGACGACTGCGTCGGGGTGATGGTGGCCGACGTCTCGGGCAAGGGCACGCCGGCCGCGTTCTACATGGCCGAGTTGAAAGGGGTGTTCCAGGCCGGCAGCCGCCTCACGCGGTCGCCGGGCGAGCTCCTGGCCGGCGCCAACGACGCGCTCGCGCCGTCGCTCGGCCGCGGCGTGTTCGCGAGCGCCGTCTACGCCGTCGTCGACGCCCGCGAGGGGACGCTCGCCCTCGCCCGCGCAGGGCACACGCCGGCCGTGCTCGTCCGCGACCGCCAGCGGCCCGACGGCGGGCGCTGGCTCCTCCGCGGCGACGGGCTCGCCATCGGCCTCGACCGGGCCGGGGCCACGTTCCGCAAGACGCTCCGCGAGCAGTGCGTGAAGCTGGCCCCCGGCGACACGCTCCTCCTCTACACCGACGGCCTCACCGAAGCCCGCGACGCCCAAGGCCAGGAGTATGGCTACGACCGCCTCGCGGCGTTCGTGGAGCAGCACGCCCACGTCGGCGCGCTCGACCTCCGCGACCTCCTCCTGGCCGAGCACCGCGCGTGGTCCGGCAGCGACGAGCCCGACGACGACACGACGTTCGTCTTGCTCCGGTGGACCGGCCGCGGCGAGCCCGTCGAGCCCGCCGACGTCTCCGACGGCCCGCCGGTCACGGAGCGCGCGGCCTTCCCCGCCGACCCCGACCTCCCGGTCTGA
- a CDS encoding ATP-binding protein, with protein sequence MRVRGDTAELARVRRRVGVWAEAAGLGDARARRLQLAVDEAVANAIEHGMTDGGHVVVRGAPGRGRLTVVIRYRGIRFDPTSAPATPAQEVVQKHSEHGYGLHLIRRLVDDLAYRWDRGTNEVRMTVERE encoded by the coding sequence ATGCGCGTGCGCGGCGACACGGCCGAGCTGGCCCGGGTGCGGCGCCGCGTCGGCGTGTGGGCCGAGGCGGCCGGCCTCGGCGACGCGCGCGCGCGCCGCCTCCAGCTCGCCGTCGACGAGGCGGTGGCAAACGCCATCGAGCACGGGATGACCGACGGCGGGCACGTCGTCGTCCGCGGCGCGCCCGGCCGAGGCCGGCTGACCGTCGTGATCCGCTACCGCGGCATCCGGTTCGACCCGACGTCGGCGCCGGCGACGCCGGCCCAGGAGGTCGTTCAGAAGCACTCCGAGCACGGCTACGGCCTCCACCTCATCCGCCGGCTCGTCGACGACCTGGCCTACCGCTGGGACCGCGGGACGAACGAGGTCCGGATGACGGTCGAACGGGAGTAA
- a CDS encoding serine hydrolase produces MRLASALLALWFGAGPSAAQDASAIDALLTDSLVALGGGAVLVVVDADTVRYRAAYGDGALGEVVPLGTTTSWLSGAVLAALDANRTLDLDTPLASFFPDTEGDKRGVTVRQLAAHVSGFPTGLGVDAPACLNDPATTLPACVDDVVTLDLVAEPGAAFAHGDASLHLAARMAELQTGRRWTALFGDVLAGPLGLVGTAYDSSRNPGIARGASGTADDLAAFLEMMLGGGLSDGEQILASETVETILSDQTAGAAFVATPYGPVMDAYPERAPSEVIRYGLGVWREDLRLDSSLRVASALSETGVAPWIDLEAGLGGVLITRGTLADVVPTYVALRGLVREAFAAPVATGASPAPALRLHPPAPNPARSLVSVGFALDAPEAVALTVVDALGRRVAVLVEGPRPRGETRAVFDVSALAPGAYRIVLTAGTERTARPLVVVR; encoded by the coding sequence ATGCGCCTCGCCTCCGCCCTCCTCGCTCTGTGGTTCGGTGCTGGCCCAAGCGCGGCGCAGGACGCGAGCGCCATCGACGCGCTCCTCACCGACTCCCTGGTGGCGCTCGGCGGCGGCGCCGTCCTCGTGGTGGTCGACGCCGACACGGTCCGCTACCGCGCGGCGTACGGCGACGGCGCCCTCGGAGAGGTCGTCCCGCTCGGGACCACGACGTCGTGGCTGTCCGGCGCCGTCCTCGCGGCCCTCGACGCGAACCGGACGCTCGACCTCGACACCCCGCTCGCCAGCTTCTTTCCGGACACCGAGGGGGACAAGCGCGGTGTGACGGTCCGCCAGCTCGCCGCCCACGTCTCCGGCTTCCCCACCGGCCTGGGCGTCGACGCCCCCGCCTGCCTGAATGACCCGGCGACGACGCTCCCGGCGTGCGTCGACGACGTCGTGACGCTCGACCTCGTCGCGGAGCCGGGCGCCGCGTTCGCCCACGGCGACGCCTCGCTCCACCTCGCGGCGCGGATGGCCGAGCTCCAGACCGGGCGGCGGTGGACGGCCCTCTTCGGAGACGTCCTCGCCGGCCCGCTCGGGCTCGTCGGCACGGCCTACGACAGCTCCCGCAACCCCGGCATCGCCCGCGGCGCGAGCGGCACGGCCGACGACCTCGCCGCCTTCCTCGAGATGATGCTCGGTGGCGGCCTCTCCGACGGCGAGCAGATCCTCGCCTCAGAAACCGTCGAGACGATCCTCTCTGACCAGACCGCCGGCGCCGCGTTCGTCGCGACACCGTACGGGCCGGTGATGGACGCCTACCCCGAGCGAGCCCCGTCGGAGGTGATCCGCTACGGCCTCGGCGTGTGGCGTGAGGACCTCCGCCTCGACAGCTCGCTGCGAGTGGCCAGTGCACTTAGCGAGACCGGCGTCGCGCCGTGGATCGACCTGGAGGCGGGCCTCGGGGGCGTCCTGATCACCCGCGGCACGCTCGCCGACGTCGTGCCGACCTACGTCGCGCTCCGTGGACTCGTCCGCGAGGCGTTCGCGGCGCCCGTCGCCACTGGCGCATCTCCCGCTCCGGCCCTTCGCCTCCATCCTCCCGCCCCGAACCCGGCCCGTTCCCTCGTCTCCGTCGGCTTTGCCCTCGACGCGCCCGAGGCGGTCGCCCTCACGGTCGTCGACGCTCTTGGCCGACGCGTGGCGGTGCTCGTCGAGGGGCCCCGCCCGCGCGGCGAGACCCGTGCGGTGTTCGACGTCTCCGCCCTCGCGCCCGGCGCGTACCGGATCGTGCTGACGGCCGGGACGGAGCGCACCGCCCGACCGCTCGTGGTCGTCCGGTGA